The segment aaaagcgACCGCGCGTAATATGCCTAGAGGTGGGCATCGTATTTTAGCGACTTAAGCGTAGTTAAGCGGATCGCCCGCGCAGCCAAGACCATTCGCAGCTAAGAATGTCAAAGCATTAGTCGGCGCCTCGTCTAATTAGCGGCGCTTTAATTAACATACATATTTCCGAGTCCCCCTAAAACTGAACCGTTATCGTCCCTGTTTATGTTTTCGTATGAATTTGcatttctgcaatttttcttctctcgaCGATATTACGGAGCGAATTATCTTTCTAGatggaaatattattctatattaaaatacaacgCTTTTTAATacaactcttttttttttgcacgatCTAATGCAACAAGTTGAAATATTCGTTgacatacaaaatatgtaaaattgttacggggaatattaatttctctcgcgcgaattcttttcaaaagaatgatgtattgatattttgtttttatttggcAACGTTGATAAATGGAATATCGTTTGTCGGCTACCCGAGTGAAGGTAACAATGCTCAAAAATGAATGAGTGAAATGAAAAAGAGAGCTCGCTCAGAACGTATCGCCGTCGTTAtggaaattattaatcgaCAAGAGAGATTTTCGACAAAggtattaaacaaataatacatcgcgtgtataaatatatcggGTATTTGCGCATTCATAATTCCACGTAAAATTGATATCGTTACTTTTTCCGATATATTATCTCGGTTTAGGTCTATTAGCATTCAGCGCGTTCCCCGCCGACACGTCGATGCGTGAAAACAGCATCGCTCGTACATTCATAAACGATTGACGGCTACGATGCATTGCGACTCCGCAATGGCGCCATGCTGTCATCGCACGAGAGCATGCCGCAACAAATTATTGCGACTGTCATCGGGTTGCACAGGGCGGTGATGTAAATCACTCGCGAATTAGTGACGCCACGACTCCGAAATATCTTTCGCAGGATGAACCGCTGCCGTTTTACGCAACGTCGACCGTTTCAGCTGTTCACTGTACGAGAAACCTATCGATTGAATCTCTCTCGTTCACACTTAATCCGTCGACAAtcgcaatttataattatcacttttttgtgtttaaaaaaaaaaaaaaaaaaaaaaaaaaaaaaaccaacgTATTTCTGATGAATTtatggataaaaataagcttttttttttattcgcgaaaaattatatttattgaaacgcAAGATAAATATCTGGAAAAACTGtagttgtaaataaataaatacaacagttttatttttggatcAACAAATACGCGAACAACAAATCATCACGAGAGAGATACTCGTGTAATACCTCTTCGTATAGTATGCATTGCACGATCGATTGCAGTCTAGTTACGACTTACCATAGATATGTAAGAATAAACATTACATGCTGCGATGGAAATTGGCGTTCGCGAGTACGAGAAACGCGCCGGCATAAATCGCGTTTCGCCGACGTCGCGCGATAAAATTGTCGCGCACGTTTACGTACAAGCTCTCTTACGAAAGAATATGCAACGTATCGCGGCGCGCGTATGTAGAGCGCGCGAGTACGCGCGAGGAAAAGACAAGAGAATTCCCTATCGGGTGCATTTCCAGCCGGAGATATCCGCGCGCTCGCTGTGTGTGCAGTGCAAGCCGGGAATAAATCTATCCGGACTGCGCCACCGCGTAGCAAGTGCTACGCCTCGCAGAAGCTGAAAAAGCAGCTGGATATCGCGACGGAAGTGCGTATATGCACGCTGAGGTCTTCTCGTCAGGCGGCATCGTCGAATCGGGCACGGCGTTTTCGCTCGACTGCGTCAGCTATTTCCGCGCCGCGCGCGTCTAACTAATCTCGAGCACCTGCTGAACCGACAAGGTGGACAAATCAGACGCAGCTCGATTCAGCAGAATTAGAGCAGTCTtctcaacatatttttcttattaatatttatctctttttttttatttgcagaagGCTGATCTCGCCGTCGGTTCGATGACGATCAACTACGCGCGCGAAAGTGTCATCGACTTCACGAAGCCGTTCATGAATTTGGGCATCTCCATCCTCTTCAAGGTAAGTGAAGATTCGCATCTCGTCCGTGCCGCTCGGCGGTACCGCACGTTAAACGCCCGAAATTTATCTTGTTACAAGATAGCAATTATCTGCGCGTCCGACTCAGCCCCGGAGCGTCGCGCGTTTAAACGAGCTATCCTGCATAAGCCACCCTTAATCCTCTCCTCCCCTGTGTTTGAAATGGCGTCACTCAGATaactcatatttttatttcatcccGGTGCATTGTTGTCGGCGGAGATCTTGATTCTTTCACTCGTCCAGCTTTGTTAGTTTTTTCGTTTCGCGTATTTTTCTATGCTGCGCATCTGTTATTCTTATTTGCTTTTTTGCGCCGTCGTACATTCCTCTCTGTTGTTGTTGAGCTATTTTTATTTGGCAGTCGGCGCTCGCGCTCAAGAATCACCGCAATTTCGATAAAAGTTTCGCaacatacaataaaaatttctgtcGATATCTCTCTtgtcttgatattttttttttttttttaactcacGTCTATTATTACGAAGCGAAATAGCAGATAATGACGGGCATAATATCGTACGTATACggttgatttttttcttatcacgGTTTACCTTTTGCTTTATAACAGGTTTACTGGCGAGGGATAATTTTGTCTAACAAGTGTAGATAATGCCATCAGTAATGGAGAGCCGCTATCCATATGACTGTAATTCCGC is part of the Linepithema humile isolate Giens D197 chromosome 3, Lhum_UNIL_v1.0, whole genome shotgun sequence genome and harbors:
- the LOC136998401 gene encoding glutamate receptor ionotropic, kainate 2-like: MLKSGGNFSGDARYEGFCIDLLKEIARMVGFTYRIELVPDGKYGVYDYETGEWNGIVRQLMDKKADLAVGSMTINYARESVIDFTKPFMNLGISILFKVSEDSHLVRAARRYRTLNARNLSCYKIAIICASDSAPERRAFKRAILHKPPLILSSPVFEMASLR